Below is a genomic region from Brassica oleracea var. oleracea cultivar TO1000 chromosome C9, BOL, whole genome shotgun sequence.
TATGTTACAGTATATATATGTTGGTTGACACCAGTTTGAAAATATAATAAGCAATATGTTTCTTGCTTTAGATCTTCCTCAAAATCTTGTGTTCTTGATCTTGGTTTGTCTCGGTGAGAGTGAAGATGATGATGATGGAAGCTCTTGTCCTGGTTAAGTCACGTTGAGGTCATCTACTCCATTGATGAAGCTAAGTGGGGAATAAGCATTCCTGGTCCGAATTGACTTCACTTTTAAATCTTATTACATATGTCTTTTATAATAACTCAATGTTGTTAGTTAAAGTTGGTATGTTTTAATCACTTACGTGTGTGTTTAACTCACTGAATGTACGGTAGCATTTTTATCATAAAGTAATTAAAGACTTATGCTTTGGAATATAAGATTTCACATGAATTTAAATATGTCTAGCTAGAGATTACATTATAGACAACAAGTTTCCAACATGTTTTCAAAGAATTTTCTTTAAGTGTTCATAACTAAAACGAGCTTCCGAGAGTTTTCAAGAACTTATGATTTTAATTCCGAAGCAGAAAATGGACATTTGCCAAAGTTTTATACTACCTGATTGCTAAATGCATAGAAAAGTAGATGTACAAGGCCTCCTTGAGGTTCTTTCTTTTTGTTTCTTTTAAGTTGGGTTGCTGTCTATTTCTTATATCTCTATAAATTGTTGTTTAACAGAGAATGGTATAAAATATTAAACATTAATACCAAAAAAAAAGAGTTGTTTAACAGCAACATTGTTAAATCTTCAGAAAATGGTAAGCTTAACATTTTACCCAAAAAACTAGATGTATATATGAAATAATGAAGAGAAGAAACCCCAAAAACAACATGAAGTCCTCATCATACACCTCTCGCGGTGGCATTGGAGAAATCACTAATCAAACACATGAGCCGTTTTTCAAAAAAAAAAAAAAAAAACATGACCCGTACTACAATACCATCAAAGATCACTGAATACCAAGAAAATCAAGAATCTCAAATCGATTTTTTCTTCTCTCTAACGAATAAGACCTTCCTTGTTTTATTCTGAATGTAGATTGCTACATTTGTGTGAAGCAACGACCACACTACGTGAATGACTCATTGATTATAATAATACTTTTTAATCACGGCCAAAATAATTCCTTAAGAAAAATACAAAACATATAAATTAAAGAAAATATTCAATTTCATGGTCCCTTCGTTTTTGTCTTCTTCCGACACACAATTTGCTTAAGACATTTATGTACTAGACTGCAAACCAAATCTACTTAATTGAATTTCTTGGTGTACTGTAATAATGGCGGACAAGACCAGAAGAACGACCCTGTTCTTCGTGTTCTTGCTCTCTCTCTTCCTCGCTCTGGTTCCGACATCGTCACACCGTCCCAAACTCAGGTTCGGTCGGAACGGCGAGTTCAAGATTCTCCAAGTTGCCGATATGCACTTCGCAAACGGCGCAACTACTCGCTGTCTCGATGTTCTTCCCACCCAGAAAGCTCACTGCTCCGACCTCAACACCACCGTCTTCATGACGCGTGTCATCGCCGCCGAGAAACCTGACCTCATCGTCTTCACCGGTAAAAATCCAAACTCTAAATAAAAAAAAACCCAAACTTTAAACTAAAAATCCGAACTTTAAATTCAAAAACCCAAACTTTAAACTAAAAATCCAAACTTTAAATTAAAGAACCCAAACTGTTCTCGTTCTGATGATGATGATAGAAAGTGACTGTCTTTTGGGTCTCGTGTTCATTCTCAGGTGATAATATATTTGGGTTTGATGTTAAGGACCCTGTGAAGTCAATGAACGCTGCTTTTGCTCCAGCGATTGCCTCTAAGATCCCATGGGTTGCTATATTAGGAAACCATGATCAAGAATCTACTTTGACACGACAAGAACTCATGAAACACATCGTGAAGCTTCCCAACACTTTGTCTCAAGTGAACCCTCCTGAGGCTGCTCATTACATTGATGGGTTTGGTAACTACAATCTCCAGATCCGTGGAGCTGCTGAGTCCAGTCTACAGAACAAATCTGTTCTCAATCTTTATTTTCTGGACAGTGGAGATTACTCTAGTGTTCCTTACATGGAAGGTTATGATTGGGTCAAGACTTCTCAGCAGTTTTGGTTTGAGAGAACTTCAAAACGTCTCCAGGTATACCATCAACAATGAACAATCAAATCATCTCTGTCTCGTTTAGAGCATGTGCAACAAGGAATCCTTAGATCGAATCCATAGAAAAGAAATATTAAAATATTGGTGTGGGGAACAAATTTTGTAAGGATCAATCCGAAAAATCCTAACATAAGGATTGATCCTAGGTGCTTTTCGTTACTGTGTCGTGGGCCCCACGATACGTGGCGGTCCATGATTGATCCGTTTTTAATTTTTTTTTTTAATTAAACGAAAAAGAAAAAAAAACTAATAAAATTATTAAAATTTAACATTGGAAATCGAGCTCTCCAGGTCCACCATTGCAGGTGCCCTTAGCCCTGTGGATTCAAATAAAACCAAACCAAAGAAATTCTGTTTTTGGTTCACTTTCGGTTTGGTTCAAAAAGCTTTTCAAAATCAATTCGGTTTAACGAACCAGTTAACCGAACAATTATATTTTTTTAAGGAAATTATACCAAAACTAATCCCGTTTATATCGAAAATGGATCCATGTTAACTAATAATCAATTAAACTTAGCCAAATTAAACGATTTTAACCCAAAAAATACCCGATTTTAATCGATTTAACCGAATTTTCATATTTCCAAAGACATAATTCGGTTATTTCGGTTTTGAAATTGGAAACCAAAATTAACCGAAATATTATTTGGTTAATTTCAGAGTTATTTTTTAAAACTTTGGTTAACCGAAAACCAAAAACTCAGGCCTAGTCTCATTGATCTCTAACCCTTCGGTTTTGATGATGATTGCAGAGGGTGTACAACGGAGAGCCTAATCCTCAGCAAGGTACAGCTCCAGGACTAGCTTACTTCCACATTCCATTACCAGAGTTTTGGAGTTTCGACTCAAAGAACGCGACAAAAGGAGTGAGACAAGAAGGTACATACTCAGCTTCCACAAACTCTGGTTTCTTCACGACATTGGTAACTAGAGGAGATGTGAAGTCAGTGTTTGTGGGTCACGACCATGTCAACGACTTTTGCGGTAAGCTCAAAGGTTTGAACTTATGCTATGGTGGTGGGTTTGGTTACCATGCGTATGGTAAAGCTGGTTGGGAAAGGAGAGCTAGAGTTGTGGTTGCTGAGTTGAATAAGAAGAGGGCAGATGTGAAAACGATTAGGACATGGAAGAGGCTTGATGATCAGCATCTCTCTGTTATTGATGCTCAGGTTCTTTGGACCAGTTCTGTGAACGGATCAGTTGCTCCTCGTTTATGACTATATGTGGTTTGTATGTTTCATCTGAGTACAATGTTTTGAGTTTGGTAGAAACTGTTTTGGTTTCATATTAGTTTGATGCAACTTTGGTTTGATTCGTTTTAGTTAGACATTTAACTTAAGTAACCTTTGATCATCTCAGCTTTACATTTATAATTTAGAAAAATACAATTGCAAATGTTTATCAAGTGGCCCGTATAGCTCAGTGGTAGAGCGTCAGTCTTGTAAACTGAAGGTCCGTAGTTCGATCCTGCGTGTGGGCACTTTTTAAAATTTTCATTGTTCCTAGTTCTTGCCAAACGACGTCGTCTAACAGTGCTCAACTCTGCCGTTTTGACATTAGAACTGAAAAGGCCCAAAAATGAAACACATGCTGCTAGACCGTCCTCTGGTTTCTTCATATTTGTATCAATCTATGGGTAAATATAAGTATATTTTGTGATTGTATAAACTATTTGAATGTGTACTTGTCATGATGCTTCACTTATATCTCCTGCTTCCATCTGTTAGTTTATTTAATACTAGGTGTCTTTCTGCACCATGTGCGGTAAAAAAATTTAAAATATTTTTTAACAGATAAATATAAATTATATTTTAAATAAAATTTTATTAATATTTTAAATTTTCTTTTTCATATCAATATTTTAATATAAATTTGATTTAATTAAACATAAAAATATATTTAAGAATATGCATGTATATATTTGAAATTATAATCTTAGATAGATACTCTTAAGTTTTTCTCCCAGGCGACTTTCCCGAGACAGTATCAACCAACCAGGTTTCAGCCCCCAGTTTCTAAAACAAGCCGGTTTATTACTATTTTTGGAAAAAACCACTACTGTAATACCGCTTGAAAGCTGAGACGTCGGGTTCCAGCCACCGGCTCAGGTCGGAAAGGCAGCCGACAACACTCCCATGCTTGCGTGAACGGGATTCCGTCTCACAAGCTCAATGAAGACCACAAAATATAAGACCTGCAACCCGACAACAAACCACATAAAAGCTCTGCTCAAGAAATTAAAGTCGCTTAAAGCTCTAGTTTAGATTCTTCTGCCATTTAAACTACTAAAGCACGACTGTACAACCGCCAAGCCTCGGAAGTCTTTAAGGTAATAAGACAAACAGGGTAACACTACCTCAACAACTGCATTCAAAGCGCTGAAGACAAAATGGATAACAGAAGAATTTCTGCAACAGCAAAAGGAAAAAGTATTGCTCAGGAAACCTATCAACCCCCAAGAAAAGAAAGAGTGCAAGTCCAAGCCCCCAAGAATGAATATCTCCTGCAGAAACACTCCCTCACTTTAATAGGACGAGTTACCAACCCTAGCTCCCAAAAAGTCCGAAACCTCTTGCCATACTTCACAGAGAAATGGAGCACGGAGTCGCGTCCTGTCGGCTCGGATCTGGGACAAGGAATGTTTCAATTCCAATTCGAGAGAGAAGAAGACCTTCTCAAGGTTCTAGAGAAGCGACCATACAACTATGCAAGATGGATGGTCATTGTCCAGAGATGGGAACCTACCACATCCCCTGAGTTTCCATCACTCATCCCATTCTGGATCAAAGTACAAGGAGTGCCAGTTCACCTATGGACTGAGGAGACAATCAACACTGTGGGAAGAAATATAGGGGTGTATGAAGATGCGGAAATCTCCTCCCTCAACTTCCGAATGAGAGTCCATATAAATGGGCGTCTCCCTCTCATAACAAGCTCCATCATTGAGTACCCCAATGGAGATGAAGTGGTAGCAAAGCTAGTATATGAGAACTTAGAAAGACACTGCTCAAAATGCTTCAGACTCGACCACGAACTGCGAGACTGCCTTCAAGCAAAAGCAGAAAAGAAAGAGCGACTAAAGGAAACAGAAAGATATGAAGAGACCCATCTTCGGACAGACAGCTCTCCAAGACGTCGGGAAAGAGAAGCTCAGCATGTACCACGCCCTGACACTGACAGAGACAGGCGAACCATCCCGGAGAACTCCAGGCACTTTGGAAATGGACGTGATAGCCATAAAGAAGACTGGAACACACGAAATCCTAGGATCCAGAACGAGATTGAGCGCCACCGCTCTGAAGTGAAACAAACTCACTGGCACATACAACAATATCAGGCTCGCCACCAATCAAACTCGCGAGAATTCTCGAGAGCAAGAACTTCCCACACCTCGGTGTACAGAGAAGTAAGCAAACAAGGCAGACCCAGATCAAACTCACCCACCAGGGAGTATACTCGGGACAAGACCCCATCAAAACAACGAGAGGAAAGAGGAGGGTCCCGAGCTGAGTCAAGCGACTCAAAGGAGCCACTTAGAAACTCGGATAGAGGGATTCCTCTCCGTAGTACTCAGATGGAGCTACCTAGAGAAGCAGTGGAGGAAGCTATTGGGGAAATACGTGATGTTATGATACAATACACATCATGTGCAGACCCGACAGAAAGCACAGCTAGTAAAGAACGCTTCAGGCAAGCGGAGGAACAAGGGCAAGTGGAAGAGACAGCGGTCATAATGGTGAGGGCTTCTCTAGCCACACAGCCAACATAGACCGATGGAACAGAAACACTAATTAGCCCAGCGAGAATCCCAGCGCTGCTAAGATTGGGACCAGCGACAACACCTCCTGATGATCAGAACCAGCAAGACGCCCAACAACAAATTAAGGCAGCTACTCGAAGAAGACCTGGAAGACCACCAGGGAGCAGAAAAATGCAGAGCAGCCCCAACACGCTAGTTGGAGCAAACTCCCGAAAACGCAAGGTACAACAAGCAAAACCTCCCTCTTGCAGAATAAAAGTCTTGACGACGCAGGACCAAGACCCCTCAGCGAAAGGAGCTAAAAACAGAGCAGGAAGCTCCAAAGTAAAGAGAGGTCAGCATGGATCATCATTGGATTCGGATCAACCACTCTGTAATTTGATCTCGGCAACAACGAAGAGGAAGAAAACGGATTTTCAGAATCCGTTAACTCCCGTTCCTTAAAGATATTGAGCTGGAACTGTCAAGGTTTGGGGAATCCCTGGACAGTTCAACGACTCCGGGAACTGAAGAAAAGCACAGACCCGGACATTATCTTCCTTATGGAAACAAAAAAAACCCCAATGACTTCGTTCTAGACAAACTAGATCTTCTCGGCTATGAGTTCTATGATCTCGTCCCGCCAATAGGACATGGAGCAGGTGGTTTAGCACTCCTCTGGAAGCAGGAAATACAACTTGAAGTCCTTGAGGCCAATGCCAACCTACTGGACACGATCATAGAGTACGAAGGCAAGAAATTCTTTGCCTCCTTCGTTTATGGAGACACTGACAGGAACCGCCGAAAACAATTATGGGATCACCTAGTTCTCACAGCGGATCTCCGAGACTCACCATGGTTCATCACTGGAGACTTCAACGACTTAGTCAGCAACGACGAAAAGGATGGAGGACCAGAACGACCAGAAGGATCTTTCTCTGATATGCGAACCTTCCTAGCAGAAGGCGACCTCTTTGATCTTCAGCACACTGGCGATTGTCTGTCTTGGAAAGGCCAACGTGGTGTACATTATGTTAGATGCAGATTGGATCGAGCAGCTGCAAACACTAGCTGGGCTGAGAGATTTCCAACGGCTCGATGTGTCTACCTCCCTTATGAGAGCTCGGACCACAAACCCCTCTTGTCAATCTTTGAGCCGGCAAGGAAGAGACGCCGTGGTCTATTTAGATACGACCGGAGACTAAAAGACAATCCTGAAGCCACCGAACTTATCAGAACTACCTGGCACTCAGCGGGAAATAAAACCGTCGCGGAGAGGATAGGTTTGGTGCGCGGAGCAATCTCCAAGTGGAACAAAACCAAACAGAACAATAGTCGAATCCTTATAGAGCAGAAGAGAGAAGAACTGGAGGAAGCACAGACAAGTACAGTGAATGACGTAGGCCTGATCAATAAGATTTCTGAGGATCTAAAGGCAGCGTACAAAGCGGAAGAAGCTTACTGGAGGCAACGTGGCCGACTACTATGGTTGAAGCTAGGAGACCGCAGCTCCGGCTTTTTCCATGCTACAACGAAGAAGAGGAAAAGAGCAAATGACTTCTCTGTCATAGAAGATCCCGATGGCACACCTGTCTATACTGAAGAGAAGATATCAGAGGTGGTGATCCAGTATTTCCAAAACTTATTCAAGAGTACACCAGGAGAACGCGAGGAAATAGTGCAGAGAGCATTAAAGCATGTGATCACCCAGGAAGAGAACGACCACCCAAGCTCAATCCCATCGGCTGCGGAAATCAAAAATGCGGTCTTCTCCATCCATGCAGACAAAGCCCCGGGCCCGGATGGCTTCTCCGCCGGTTTCTTCCACTCCAATTGGGACTCCATTGGGCTGGACATTATCTCAGAGATCCAAAGCTTCTTTGAAACAGGAAAACTGCCACCGAAAAGCAACGAAACTCTCGTCCGTCTCATTCCAAAGATCAAAAGCCCTCAGACAGTGGCGGAGTATAGACCGATAGCGCTATGTAATGTGTACTATAAAATCATCTCAAAGATTTTGACCAAGCTCATTCAGCCACTCCTCTCCTCTATTATATCCGAAAACCAGTCCGCGTTCGTGCCGGGGAGAGCAATCTCGGATAATGTGCTAATCACCCATGAAGTGCTCCATTTTCTCCAAACTTCTAAAGCGGAGAAAAGATGCTCCATGGCAGTGAAGACGGATGTGAGCAAAGCCTATGATCGACTCGAGTGGGAATTCATTCGCCTAGTTCTTGACAGACTCGGATTCCACCCCCGCTGCATAACGTGGATCATGGAATGTGTTACCACTGTTACCTACGCTTTCCTCATCAACGGCTCGCCTAGAGGAAAAGTGAAACCGAGTAGGGGAATCCGCCAAGGAGACCCACTCTCACCATACATATTCATTTTGTGTAGTGAGGTACTCTCGGGACTGTGTAACAGAGCTCAAGAGTCAGGTTCACTAGCCGGAATTCAGGTTGCCCATGGGTGTCCACGGGTTAACCATCTACTGTTCACCGACGACACGATGTTTTTTCATCAAAGCCAAGAAAGCGGACGCCACTGCTCTAAAAGGAATCCTACAGAGCTACGAAGCGGCCTCGGGCCAAATGATTAATCCGGGAAAATCCTCCATCACTTTCGCAAAGAAGACCCCGAGCTCTCTCAAGACCTGCATCTGTGACGCTCTTAGAATCCAAAAGGAGGGAGGTATGGGTAAGTATCTAGGCCTGCCTGAGCTCTTCGGAAAGAAGAAAAAAGACCTTTTCTCGTCCATTGTGGATAAGATAAAGGTAAAGGCGAGCAGCTGGTCAAATAAGCATCTCTCAACAGCAGGAAGACTGGTCATGCTCAAAAGTGTGCTATCTCCTGTGCCGTCTCACGCGATGAGCTGCTTCAAGCTCCCTGTCTCACTTTGTGATAGAATCCAGTCAGCGCTTACTAGATTTTGGTGGGACGGAAGTAGCGAAACCCGTAAAATGGCCTAGATTTCGTGGGACAAAATGACTCGATCCAAGGGAGCAGGCGGCCTAGGACTCCGAGACGTCCAATGCTATAACGATGCTTTCTTAGCTAAGCTTAGCTGGAGACTGCTCAATAACCCATCTTGTCTTCTCAGCCGGATCCTCAAAGGGAAATATTTTGAGGACACTTCTTTCATCCATGCACAGAGCCGATCAGTGCAATCACATGGCTGGAGGAGCATCCTAATAGGACGGGACCTCATCATGAGCAATGCAGGATGGATAGTGGGAGATGGTAAAACAATCGACATTTGGAAAGACCCTTGGCTCAGCTGCAAGGAACAACAACGACCAATGGGACCAGCCCCGGAGGCACAACAAAACCTGAAAGTCGAGGGTCTTTTCTTGCCTCATAAGACCGAATGGAGTAGAGAAGCAATCAACAGCCTAGTACCATTTTAAGAAGGGAAAATCTTCATGATCAAGCCAAGCACCACCGGGGCTCCGGACAAGATTGTATGGCTTGGAATAACCTCAGGCGAGTACATTACCAAATCAGGCTATTGGACAGCCTTGAAAGCGCGCCAGGAAACTCGTACTGAAGCAGAACCGGATAATCATCAGGAACCGTTCGAATGGAATAAAAACATCTGGAATCTCCACACTGCCCCAAAGATCAAGCTGTTCATGTGGAAGATAATGAACCAAGCGCTTGCCGTAGGAGCCCAACTGGCGGCTAGGAACATTGGAACCGCTACAAACTGTAAGCGCTGTGACAATGTAGAATCTATCAGTCATCTTCTTTTCCACTTGAGTATGCCCAGAAAGTCTGGTCTCTAGCCCCTTATACTCACTGTCTGGACTCTAGAGGACTGGTAGATTTTGCCTCTTGTTGGTCTACTCTAACCAGATTGACCTGTCTTCCACCCACGGGTATTGTCTCGGGACCGTTAGCGCCGTGGATTCTATGGTCCATCTGGATGGCAAGAAATAACCTCCTCTTCAACAACAAAGCAACTACACCGGAGGAAACTATGAACAAAGCTCTCTTGACAGCAAGAGAGTGGCTAGCGGCTCAACCAGCTGTGACCCCTGTTCCGCGGGAACCAGTGAACCCGCCAAATAATTACCCACTGGATTGCATGGTTATTTATACAGATGCGGCCTGGCACTCAGAACGTTATCATGCAGGGCTTGGATGGATCATCGACACTGGAGACAACAGCCGCTCGTATAAGGCGCACTGCTTCTTTGTCAGCTCAGCTCTGGTGGCAGAAGCGCTAGCACTAAGGGAAGCACTGGCAACATGCATCGATACGGGAATCCGCCGAGTGCATTTCAAGTCTGACTCATTAAAGCGATCAACTCTAGCTCTCCATACCCTGAGGTGTATGGTGTGGTGGCTGATATTCTCAGCCTCTCTCTTGCTTTTGAATGTTTTTATTTCTCTTGGATTCAACGTGGAAACAACAAGGAGGCAGATGCCTTGGCTAAGCAAGCCTTGTTGAATGAACCTTTTGTATCGACCTCATTTGACATTGGAGCCTAAGAATGAATGAAAGTCTGTGTTACAAAAAAAAATCTTAGATAAATTTTTCTATCTATTTATTTTAATTAAATATATTAAATAAATTTGTAAAAGTTACATAATTACCAAAAATTAAAATTAAACAATATTTATAAAAAATTTAGATATATAAGAAAATAATGATTTTACGATTAAATTTTTATAATTTTCTAAAAAAATTGTATACATTTTTGAAAATTTTAGTAATAAAATTGTATAATTTAAAAATATATAATTAAATTATATTTCGAAATTTATAATGCTATATTTGAATATATTTATTTTAATGATGATTTATGAGTTATTCCCGTATTCTAAAAAAATTTCCAAAAATATAAATTGACATTAAATGTAATATATGATTTATTACCATATTTTAAAAAATTACCAAAAATATCAATT
It encodes:
- the LOC106314171 gene encoding RNA-binding protein 25-like; the encoded protein is MDNRRISATAKGKSIAQETYQPPRKERVQVQAPKNEYLLQKHSLTLIGRVTNPSSQKVRNLLPYFTEKWSTESRPVGSDLGQGMFQFQFEREEDLLKVLEKRPYNYARWMVIVQRWEPTTSPEFPSLIPFWIKVQGVPVHLWTEETINTVGRNIGVYEDAEISSLNFRMRVHINGRLPLITSSIIEYPNGDEVVAKLVYENLERHCSKCFRLDHELRDCLQAKAEKKERLKETERYEETHLRTDSSPRRREREAQHVPRPDTDRDRRTIPENSRHFGNGRDSHKEDWNTRNPRIQNEIERHRSEVKQTHWHIQQYQARHQSNSREFSRARTSHTSVYREVSKQGRPRSNSPTREYTRDKTPSKQREERGGSRAESSDSKEPLRNSDRGIPLRSTQMELPREAVEEAIGEIRDVMIQYTSCADPTESTASKERFRQAEEQGQVEETAVIMVRASLATQPT
- the LOC106319076 gene encoding probable inactive purple acid phosphatase 29; amino-acid sequence: MADKTRRTTLFFVFLLSLFLALVPTSSHRPKLRFGRNGEFKILQVADMHFANGATTRCLDVLPTQKAHCSDLNTTVFMTRVIAAEKPDLIVFTGDNIFGFDVKDPVKSMNAAFAPAIASKIPWVAILGNHDQESTLTRQELMKHIVKLPNTLSQVNPPEAAHYIDGFGNYNLQIRGAAESSLQNKSVLNLYFLDSGDYSSVPYMEGYDWVKTSQQFWFERTSKRLQRVYNGEPNPQQGTAPGLAYFHIPLPEFWSFDSKNATKGVRQEGTYSASTNSGFFTTLVTRGDVKSVFVGHDHVNDFCGKLKGLNLCYGGGFGYHAYGKAGWERRARVVVAELNKKRADVKTIRTWKRLDDQHLSVIDAQVLWTSSVNGSVAPRL